The Micromonospora sp. WMMD961 genome has a segment encoding these proteins:
- a CDS encoding class I SAM-dependent methyltransferase, whose amino-acid sequence MAQPVWANGDAYEAYVGRWSRLVAADFLRGLAVPPGRHWLDAGSGTGALTSAILTTTDPVRVTGIDPSAGFVAVARTRVTDPRAAFQVGDARALPLPDRVADVVVSGLTLNFVPEPERAVAEFTRVVRPAGVVAAYVWDYAEGMAMMRHFWAAAAQLDPASIERDEGRRTTVGQPDTLHALWEQAGLREVSVRPVDVPTTFTDFADYWTPFLGGQGSAPGYVATLAETDRAALRELLATRLPVEPDGSIRLTARAWAVRGTRPA is encoded by the coding sequence ATGGCACAGCCGGTGTGGGCGAACGGTGACGCGTACGAGGCGTACGTGGGTCGGTGGAGCCGCCTGGTCGCGGCGGACTTCCTGCGCGGGTTGGCCGTGCCGCCGGGGAGGCACTGGCTCGACGCGGGTAGCGGCACCGGGGCGCTGACCTCGGCGATCCTCACCACCACGGATCCCGTCCGGGTGACGGGCATCGACCCGTCTGCGGGGTTCGTCGCGGTCGCGCGGACCCGGGTCACCGACCCCCGGGCGGCCTTCCAGGTCGGTGACGCGCGGGCGCTGCCACTGCCCGATCGCGTCGCGGACGTGGTGGTCAGCGGATTGACGCTCAACTTCGTGCCGGAGCCCGAGCGGGCGGTGGCGGAGTTCACCCGGGTGGTCCGGCCGGCCGGGGTGGTGGCCGCCTACGTCTGGGACTACGCCGAGGGGATGGCGATGATGCGGCATTTCTGGGCCGCCGCCGCACAGCTCGACCCGGCCTCGATCGAGCGGGACGAGGGCCGACGCACCACTGTGGGCCAGCCCGACACGCTGCACGCGCTGTGGGAGCAGGCCGGGTTGCGGGAGGTGTCGGTCCGGCCGGTCGACGTACCGACGACCTTCACCGACTTCGCCGACTACTGGACGCCGTTCCTCGGTGGTCAGGGGTCGGCGCCGGGGTACGTCGCGACGTTGGCCGAGACCGACCGGGCCGCGTTGCGGGAGTTGCTGGCCACCCGGCTGCCGGTCGAGCCGGACGGTTCGATCCGGCTCACCGCGCGGGCCTGGGCGGTACGGGGCACCAGGCCCGCGTAA
- a CDS encoding GNAT family N-acetyltransferase — MVDWELRPASMADVEAVAELRAVVLRADLERLGRYDEQRVRQRLRDGFAPAYTWVVEVGGAFAGCVALRPDADAHWLEHFYLAPRLQGSGIGTAVLRELLDRCDRDGTPVRLNVLQGSPARRLYERHGFTLDTEDPVDVFMVRRPRTTSNESLSM, encoded by the coding sequence ATGGTGGACTGGGAGCTTCGGCCGGCCTCGATGGCGGACGTCGAGGCGGTGGCCGAGTTGCGGGCGGTGGTGCTGCGGGCCGATCTGGAGCGGCTCGGGCGGTACGACGAACAGCGGGTGCGGCAGCGCCTGCGCGACGGGTTCGCACCGGCGTACACCTGGGTTGTCGAGGTGGGCGGCGCGTTCGCCGGCTGCGTGGCGCTGCGGCCCGACGCGGACGCCCACTGGCTGGAGCACTTCTACCTGGCCCCGCGGCTACAGGGCAGCGGCATCGGCACGGCCGTGCTGCGCGAACTGCTGGACCGGTGCGACCGCGACGGCACGCCGGTCCGGCTGAACGTGCTGCAGGGCAGCCCGGCTCGGCGACTGTACGAGCGGCACGGTTTCACCCTCGACACCGAGGATCCGGTGGACGTGTTCATGGTCCGCAGGCCCAGGACAACCAGCAACGAGAGCCTGTCAATGTAG
- a CDS encoding RNA polymerase sigma-70 factor, with translation MPLSPDEVELFEHSRARLEAVAYRLLGSASDAEDAVQDTFLRWQGADREHVETPEAWLTKVLTNVCLNHLTSARARRETYVGTWLPEPVLAGDRMLGPLDTAEQRESVSMAVLTLLERLSPNERAVYVLREAFGYSHGEIAEILGITESNCQQTYRRAKQHVTAERARAEVDAATARKIVAEFLTAANNGEIQRLVELLTDDATSTADGGGKIPARAAPIVGALAVAKFLRGLFKPADVKRDLVGGSPALHVATANGAPAVVVVIDDRVIAVMSVEVTPDGVTAIHNQVNPDKLVRATRQWSATEHEEPTLRVW, from the coding sequence ATGCCGCTCAGTCCGGACGAGGTGGAGCTGTTCGAGCACTCCAGGGCCCGCCTGGAGGCGGTCGCCTATCGCCTGCTCGGCTCGGCCAGCGACGCGGAGGACGCCGTCCAGGACACCTTCCTCCGTTGGCAGGGCGCCGACCGGGAGCACGTCGAGACGCCCGAGGCGTGGCTGACGAAGGTCCTCACCAACGTGTGCCTCAACCACCTGACCTCGGCGCGGGCCCGGCGGGAGACGTACGTGGGCACGTGGCTGCCCGAACCGGTCCTCGCCGGTGACCGGATGCTCGGCCCGCTCGACACCGCCGAGCAGCGCGAATCGGTCTCGATGGCGGTGCTCACCCTGCTGGAGCGGTTGTCGCCCAACGAGCGCGCGGTGTACGTGCTACGGGAGGCCTTCGGCTACTCGCACGGTGAGATCGCCGAGATCCTCGGCATCACCGAGTCGAACTGCCAGCAGACCTACCGACGTGCCAAGCAGCACGTCACCGCCGAACGGGCCCGCGCGGAGGTCGACGCTGCCACCGCCCGGAAGATCGTCGCGGAGTTCCTCACGGCAGCCAACAACGGCGAGATCCAGCGGCTGGTGGAGTTGCTGACCGACGACGCGACGAGCACCGCCGACGGCGGCGGCAAGATCCCGGCCCGTGCCGCACCGATCGTCGGCGCACTGGCGGTGGCGAAGTTCCTGCGTGGCCTGTTCAAGCCCGCCGACGTCAAACGGGACCTGGTCGGTGGCAGCCCCGCCCTGCACGTCGCCACCGCCAACGGCGCGCCGGCGGTGGTGGTCGTGATCGACGACCGGGTCATCGCCGTGATGTCGGTGGAGGTGACGCCCGACGGTGTCACGGCCATCCACAACCAGGTCAACCCCGACAAGCTCGTCCGTGCCACCCGGCAGTGGTCCGCGACTGAGCACGAGGAGCCCACCCTGCGCGTCTGGTGA
- a CDS encoding FAD-dependent oxidoreductase, which yields MKHRIVVLGAGYAGAMAAGRLAKRLHPDDTEITVVNADADFVERVRMHQLAVGQDLKHRPLRDVYAGTGVTLRRARVTAVDADRRTVALADEHGSDEIAYDTLVYALGSAAADQGVPGVAEHAYDIAGRPATLRLRDRLARLAAGGTVLVVGGGLTGLEAVTEIAEARPDLDVALAARGGLGDWLNDKAQRHLRGVCDRLGVTVHEHTDIARVDATGAVTRDGREVPAQVTVWTTGFAVHPIAAATTLAVAQTGQIIVDETMRSVSHPDVYAVGDAAIAAGPGGKPLRMSCASGIPMAWQAADAIAARLTGRAKFPKAPLRYFNQCISLGRHDGIIQYVTADDRAKPSLLTGKLAARYKEFVCTGAAWSLSHPILYPVRRHRIVATRSEIRTGSS from the coding sequence ATGAAGCACCGCATCGTCGTCCTCGGAGCGGGGTACGCCGGAGCCATGGCCGCGGGACGCCTCGCCAAGAGGCTGCACCCCGACGACACCGAGATCACCGTCGTCAACGCCGACGCCGACTTCGTCGAGCGGGTCCGCATGCACCAGCTCGCCGTCGGGCAGGACCTCAAGCACCGCCCGCTGCGCGACGTCTACGCCGGCACCGGCGTCACGCTTCGACGGGCCCGGGTCACCGCCGTCGACGCCGACCGCCGGACGGTCGCGCTCGCCGACGAGCACGGCAGCGACGAGATCGCGTACGACACGCTCGTCTACGCCCTCGGCAGTGCCGCCGCGGACCAGGGCGTTCCCGGAGTCGCGGAGCACGCGTACGACATCGCGGGTCGGCCCGCGACGCTGCGGTTGCGTGACCGCCTCGCCCGCCTCGCGGCCGGCGGGACCGTGCTCGTCGTCGGCGGGGGCCTCACCGGCCTCGAAGCGGTCACCGAGATCGCCGAGGCCCGGCCGGACCTCGACGTCGCGCTCGCGGCCCGGGGTGGTCTCGGCGACTGGCTCAACGACAAGGCGCAGCGGCACCTGCGCGGCGTCTGCGACCGGCTCGGCGTCACCGTGCACGAGCACACCGACATCGCGCGGGTCGACGCGACCGGCGCGGTCACCCGCGACGGTCGGGAGGTCCCGGCCCAGGTGACCGTGTGGACGACCGGCTTCGCCGTCCACCCCATCGCCGCCGCCACGACCCTGGCAGTCGCGCAGACCGGCCAGATCATCGTCGACGAAACCATGCGGTCGGTCTCACACCCCGACGTGTACGCGGTGGGCGACGCGGCGATCGCCGCAGGGCCGGGCGGCAAACCGCTGCGGATGTCCTGCGCCTCGGGCATCCCGATGGCCTGGCAGGCAGCCGACGCCATCGCCGCCCGCCTGACCGGTCGGGCGAAGTTCCCCAAGGCCCCGCTGCGCTACTTCAACCAGTGCATCAGCCTCGGCCGCCACGACGGCATCATCCAGTACGTGACCGCCGACGACCGGGCCAAGCCGTCTCTGCTCACCGGGAAGCTGGCAGCCCGCTACAAGGAGTTCGTCTGTACGGGCGCGGCCTGGAGCCTCTCCCACCCGATCCTGTACCCGGTGCGCCGCCACCGCATCGTCGCGACCCGATCGGAGATCCGCACGGGCTCGTCCTGA